A stretch of DNA from Clostridium sp. JN-9:
ATAAAAATAAATGACAGGTAATAACTATTTTTGTTACCTGTCATTTATTTTATTTATTATCTGAATATCTTTTACTAATGTTTGTAAATGATGTATAATTATGATATTAAGTCTGCTGTAGAGGTGTGATATGAAACTTGATAAAGATAAATTTAAAATACAGGGCATTGATATAAATCATGTAGATGATCCAATTGATATTCCTAATATTTCCTACACTGATAGCGTGATTATAAAATTAAAAAGCAATAAAGCTGCTATTTGTGTTTTAATAATATTTATAGTGGTATTAGCTGTAGTTTATATAGGACCTAAAGTAAGTAGATATGGATATAATACCACAAATGTTATGCTGAGAAATACGGCACCTTCAAAACTTCATATATTCGGAACAGATGAATACGGTAGAGATATTTTTACAAGAGTGTGTGTTGCAGTAAAAGTATCCCTTCTCATTGGAATAATTGTGGCAGCTTTTAATGTAATAATTGGTACAACCTATGGTGCCATTTGTGTTTATTATGGAGGCCTGGTAGATGATATTATAATGCGCATTGTGGAAATCGTAGCCAACATACCAAATTTACTACTGATAGTTTTATTATCACTGTTTCTTCAGCCTGGAATAATAACCATAATAGCATCTATGTGCATTATAGGCTGGTGTAATGTGACACGGATAATCAGGGGACAGCTCTTACCAATAAAAGAGCAGGAATACATTTTGGCTTCGGAGGCTTTAGGAGCAGAAGCATCCAGAATAATAGTAAAACATATGCTGATTAATGCGATACCTACAATTATAGTTACATTTTCATTAGAGATACCAAATGTGATTTTAAATGAATCAATATTAAGTTATATAGGTATGGGAGTTCAACCTCCTAATTTAAGCATAGGAACAATTGCAAGAGATTATATAGGCATGTCTATGTTTCACCCATATCAAATGATTTTGCCTTCATTAGTTATTATAATTTTACTAATAAGCTTGAATGTGCTGGGGGATTGTTTAAGAGATGCACTGGATCCAAGGATCCTTTAGAATGGGGTGGTATTAGTGAAAAAAAATGTTTTCATGGTAATCTGCATTTTAATTGTTGTCATATTGTTTTCATTTCATACTTATATAAACATAAATAATAGAATAAAACCACCTTCAGATAAATGGTCCAAAGAAGTTCTTATAACAGAAAGCAATATTACAACTCCTCCTAAAATAATTAAATATAAAAATAATTATTTAATGGCATATAATAATGGCAGCAATGTAGAGATAAGAGAGACAAATGACTTAGGAATTACAAAAAAAGTTACTGAAATAAAATCGCAATATAAAAATATAAATAATCTATGCTTAATAACAGATGGAGATAATGTCTATGTGAGCTGGCTTAATTATACAAGCAATAGCGTAAAAGCATTTTTTGTTAAGCTGAATAATCAATTAAACATTATTGATAAATCAGAAGACGATAGTATCAAGGAAATAATTCAAATAGGAAGTTCCTATTTTGCATGGATTGGTGACAACGTAATCAACATATATGATGCTTATTTGAACAAAAATTACAAACTTAATGTTAGGGAGCCATCAATGCTGGCTGGAACTATGGCTAAGGACAAAGCTGTGCTTACCTATGTGGATTTGAATAACAAAGTATATTGCTTAAATATTAATTCCAACGGAATAACTAAACCTATAAAAGCTGCAGCCATAGAGGGAATGTCCAGAATATCATTTTATAGTGCTGCATTGGTTACAGATGAAAAGTCTGGGTATTTAATTATAGGATACAGCTATGAAAACATACAAGGAAACAACAGAATGGTAAAGTTTAATTTAGACGGCAGCGGTTATTCTACCAAAGAGCTAAGACAATTTACAGCGCTAAACACAGTTCCGGGGGAGATACCTGATAAGCCGGTTTTTATGTCAAATGTGCAGACTCTTTTTAGAAATAAATATCTGCATGAAGACATTATGGAATATATGATAAAAGATTCTCAACTTGTGGAGAGTAATCTGGTATCAAGAACAAATGAGGCCACAATATACCCGGCAGTCTGCGGTGATACAGCTTTATTCTGTGACAGCTATCAGCCAGACAGATACAAGTTATATATGACTTCCACAAGAGAAAATTTTAAGAAGGAATACAATGGAATAAAAAAAGGTGAAATTATTCAGGCATTAAATGATACTTTTCAAAGCTTCGTATATAGCGTATTTGATATTATTGTATATGGTTCTCTCTGGATACTTCCAACAATCTGCATTGTAAGTATAATAAGTTTATTTGAATTTAGGTTAAAACTGAACAAGAGAAAAATTATTTATATTATCGGTTATTTAATTGCAGTACTTATTAAGATTTTTGTGGTTTACGCAGTTTCATTTAGAAAGTATTCTTACGTTATTCCAAAGTGGTTTAAGCCCATAGAAGGTATTATAATTGCCTTAATAATAAGTATATTATGTATTTCTTATGGATTTAAGAAATACACTGATGATACCAGTTCTAATGTGCTTGTATTTAGTTTATCAAAGATTTTAATTATAGATACTATTCTGACACAAATGGTATTTATACCTTTTATGATTTAATAAAAAATCACCAGCCTGCTGGTGATTTTTTACTTATTCCATATTTTATTTCTTTATCTTTTTTATAATGAGGTTAATTGCTTTTTCACAGTCACTATCATGATTATCCAAAGACCAGGCCATATTAAAATAAATCAATGCTTTTTTAAAGTTTTCCAGCATTGTATAACTATATCCTAAATTAAAAAAGTATTTGCTCTCCATTTTTTTTGATATAGCCAATTTTAATAATGGAATAGCTTTCTCGTATTCTTTCAGCTTTATATAACACACTGATGCATTATAAAGTGAAGATGGTTCATTGTCATTGTTAATTACAGCTAAATTATACATATCAATTGCTTTTCTGTAATCTTTAACATTATACAGGTCATTAGCTTTGTCAAAATAGTTCATGTGCAACCTCCTTGGTATATATATTCTAATATATTCTTATTACTTTTTAAATATTACACATAAAGTACTGTCCAGTTTATGCTTTTATATTCAGTTTTTATAACTATATTTAATTATTTTTTCTAAAAATGCCACACCTTCATACATTAAATAAGCAAGTATAGATAAAATTATTATGCTGAACATAACCATATCCAGCTGAGAAATCTGACCTCCGAAAATTATCAGGAAACCCAGACCCTCCTTGGCAACCAGGAATTCACCCATTATAACACCTACCCAGGACAATCCCACATTGATTTTAAGTGCAGACATAAAAGTAGGTATTGATGCAGGCAGAATTAAATTCGTAAGGATTTGAATTTTTTTGGCGCCAAAAGTTTTTAATAATTTAATTTTATCCTCATCTACTTCATTAAAGCCATTGAGAACTGATATTATAGTGACAACAACTGATATTAAAAGAGCTATAACAATTATTGCAGTTATACCATTACCAACCCAGAATATAATAATAGGTGCTAATGCAACTTTTGGAAGTGCATTTAAAACTACTAAATATGGTTCCAGAACTTTGTTTAAAAAATCTGACCACCATAGTAATACAGCTATTAATGTACCAAGTAATGTACCTAGGACAAATCCAATAATGGTTTCATAACATGTTATGAAAATGTGCCTGAATAAAGTACCTTCATTGTAGACTTTCACTAAGCTTTTAACCATTCTGCTTGGGGTACTTGTAAGAAAGGGATCTATAATTTTTAAGTCTCCAAGAAGTTCCCATAGAGCAAAGAAAACTATCAGAATCAGTATTCTGACAAATACTATTTTCCTTTTTCTTGACCTTACATTTTTTAAATATTTATTATGTTCCTCAAATTCATTTATCACTAATTATTCAACTCCTTCCATATATCGTTAAAGTAGTCTTTGAATTCCTTAGCTTTTCTGGATTTTAATGGAGAGTTATACTGCTCTGAAAAAGTAATATCAAATATTTTACTTATATGAGAAGGACGCCTTGTAAGAACGATTACTCTGTTGGACATACTGATTGCCTCTGAAATATCATGTGTTACCATTATAACTGTCTTTTTTTCTTTTTTTATAATATTAAATATCTCATCGCTTATATTAAGTCTTGTCTGGTAATCCAGGGCAGAAAAAGGTTCATCTAAAAGCAGTACCTCAGGGTTTAATGCCAAAGTTCGAATTAGTGCAACCTTCTGCCTCATGCCCCCTGATAATTCATTAGGATAATGACTTATAAAGTCTGAAAGGCCATAGGATTTAAGCATTTCTGTAACTTTTCCTTTTGTTTCATCATTTATTTTATGTTGAATTTTAAGGCCTAAAAGCACATTATCCAATACGCTAAGCCAGTCAAATAACTGATCTTTTTGAAACATATAGCCTATTTTTGGAGAAAAGCTGGTGCTTAATTCCTGATCTATATACACTTCACCATGGGAAGGCTTAAGAAGTCCTGCAATTATGTTCAAAAGAGTGGATTTACCACAGCCTGAAGGGCCTACAATGCTTAAAAATTCACCATCCTCAACATTAAAAGTGATATTCTCAATTGCAGTGGTTAAATTATCTATTGAATGGTAGTTCATAACAATATTATTTACTGCCACTTTATTCATAAAAATCATCTCCTAGGATTTATATTTTAGTATATGAAAGTAAATAATATAGTGTTAAAAGTATTTCATCCAGCATATAACATATGTGTACTGAATATTACAAATAACATTGTTTATTGTTACAATCTAGAGTAAAATGGCTTTTCTTCTGGTTTATAATCAGTTTTGTTGATTTATCTTTGAAAAACTATGTAATTTGCAATTTTTAAAATATATTAAAAAGTTGTAATATTTATATTATATAGTTTAGTGATTAAGGAGGGTAGGTTGTATGGAGTATACAATTAAGAAAATTATATCCATTGATAAAGATGCAGAAAATTATAGAAAATCGCTAAATCAGAGACTTACCAATGAAAAAAAGGATTTAGAGAATACCCTGGCGGATATGAGGAATGATTCTAAAAAAAATTTAGAAAAATTAAAGAAGGAAGTAATAGAAAAGAAATTAGGTGAATCAGATAAAATGGCAGAGCAGATTAGAAATGAAAAGGCTATAGAAATGGAGAATATAAATAAAAAAATCAATGACATAAAGGGAAAAATAATAAGTGATACCATGAATAATATACTAAGCTCCAGATAGGAGGGATACCTTGGGAAGCGTTGTAAAGTTTGCTGCAGTAAATACAAAGATAAAATCACTGGAGGGGAAGTTCTTAACTTCAGAGCAGTATACTAAATTACTCCAGTGTAAAAGCTATGGTGAAGCATTAAGATTTCTAAAAGAAGAAACAAGCTATGGCGAAGCTTTGAAGCCATATAATGTATCAGAAATAAACAGAGGAAAGCTTGAAATAATATTAAAAAAATATTATGTAAAGAAATTTGGAACTCTTAGGCACTATTTCGATGGTGACTATATGAAATTGTTTAATATACTTTTTATGAGATATGAAATTGAAGATCTAAAGGTAATATTAAGAGGGAAATATATTGAAAATGATAAGGAACAGATATATTCTCTTATAACCTATGAGAGCCCGCTAAATTATATTAACTATGACAATCTGATAAATGCTAAAAATATTGAGGATTTAGTGGATAAGCTAGCTGATACAAAATATTATAAATATATGAAACCTTTAGTCCAAAGTGTTGATAAAGAAGGATTATTCAGAATGGAAACTTCACTGGATTTTTCATATTTCTCTACATTTAGAAAGTTTGTTAAAAGAATTAACAAAGAAGACAGAGAAATACTTAAAAGAGTAAATGGCATTTACTGTGATCTGCTGAATATACAGTGGATTGTAAGGGGAAGGAAATATTACAATTTAATTCCGGAAGTGCTTTTTAACTACACCATTCATGACGGTAAATACTTAAATAAAGAAGAAATAAAACAATTATGTTATGCCAAGACTAATGAAGAGTTTTTTGAAATTATAAAAGGAACTCCTTATAGAAAAGTATTTAATACAGAAGAAGATTGCCTGACAGAAAGAAAAATGCTCACATATTTAAGAGATGATCTTAATAAGCTGAGAATAAGAGGTGAAATGAATATTTCCTGTTTAATTGCATATTTGGAATTATTTCAAATTGAAATACGGGACTTAATTTCCATAGTGGAAAACAAGAGATATAATATAAATTTTGATGAAGCAGTAAAACATTTGACAGTTACTATTTAGATGGCTGGGGGAACCCCATATGTATTGCGAGGTGGTTATGTGTCAATAGAAAGAATGCTCATGGTAGATATGGTGGGGCACATTGATGATTTGGATATTATGGCTAAGAAAGTTGTAATTTCAGGATGCCTTCACCCTGTAAGTGCACTTCAGGAAATTGAAGCCACAAACTTTACTATATCTACTACGGAGAATAATTTAGATGCTTTAGTGGATGTATGCTATATAAGACCATATGTTGAAGAAAAAGACTATACAGCATTAAGCAGCACACTAAAAATAATAAAAAGCAGCAGTTATAATTTTAACAAGGGTGTAAGTACAGATGAGCTCATATTAGATAACGATGAATTAGAAAAAGATATTAATGAAGTTGGAAGTTCCGTAATAAATCTTCATGATGCCTTAAATGCTAAAACAGCTGAAAAAAATGATACAGAAAAGTATATTGAATATTTTAGTTACTTAAGCAGATTAGATTTTCCAATTGATGAATTCATCAATCTTAAAAATTTCAATTTTAGTATATACAGGGTATCAAAGGAAAACATGGTAAAGATTAAGGAGAATTATGAAAATATCCCTTCCATTATATATAAAATATATGAAGAAAACGAATGTAATATAATAATGGCATTTACTCCAGTATTATTAAAAGCAGAGGCAGATAGAATATTCAGATCTCTGAATTGTGAGGTACTGGACATTGACAGTGATTTTAAGGGAACTCCAAAATCCATAGTCAGCAATTTAAAGGAAAAGCTTATAGATATCAATAAAGAAATATCCAGCTTAAATGAAAAATTAGATTCTTTGGAAAAAGAAAATATGAAGAAAATAAAAATTCTTGATAAGAGCCTGGAACTTGAGCTGAAAGCATCAGAAATAAAATCAAATATGGCATGTACAAATGAATTTTTTTATCTTTGCGGATGGATACCGGAAGATACATTGCAGAGGTTTAAAGACAGTCTTGGAGAAATTGCAGACAGGACTATAATAATTGAAAAAAGTGTAGATGAAATTCAAGATAAAAGTATGGTGCCTCCAACAAAAATGAAAAATAATGCTTTGGTCAGGCCTTTTGAATCAATGGTTGGAATGTATGGTATTCCATCCTATAATGAACTTGATCCAACTACATTTTTAGGTATAAGCTATATGATTATGTTTGGAGCAATGTTTGGAGATCTTGGACAAGGACTTGTTTTTGTAATTGCAGGGCTTTTATTGAAGTATAAAGGAAGAAGGCCTAATTTTGGAGGGGTACTTTCAAGGCTTGGTGTAGCATCAAGTTTCTTTGGAGTTATGTATGGAAGCTTCTTTGGATTTGAAAATGTGATACCAGCTCTTGTGGTAAGGCCAATGGAAGATATTAAGGATATGCTTCTTTATGCAGTAGCCTTTGGCTGCGGCCTTTTAATAATTGGTTACATTTACAACTTAATAAATAGCGCAAAGAGAAAAGACATTGAAAATGGAGTGTTTGGTAAAAATGGACTGGCAGGCTTAATATTTTATGTGTCTGCGCTTATTTTTACTATAACTAAAGTCATGGGCATTAACACAATGCCAAACTCAGTTTGGATTACAATTTTCATTGTTCTTCTAGCTTTAATATTGCTTAAAGAGCCATTAACAAATATTATTCTGAAAAAAGAACCATTATATTCTGAAAGTAAACAGGATTATTTTATTGAGGAAGGTTTTGGAGTTATAGAAACTTTGCTCAGTATGTTTTCAAACACTGTGTCTTTTATAAGAGTTGGTGCATTTGCTCTTAACCATGTGGGATTGTTCGTGGCTTTTGCAGCACTGGCAAATATGATGAGTAACAGTGCTGGAAGCGCATTTATGTATGTGCTTGGTAATTTAATAATTATTGGGCTTGAGGGTCTGATAGTATTTATACAAGGGTTAAGGTTAGAGTACTACGAGTTGTTCAGCAAATATTATGAAGGAGCTGGAGTAGCATTTAATCCTGTAAAGCTGTTTGACGAAACTTCCGATGTGGAAGTAAAAGTTTATAAAAAAATTATTACAAGTAAATTAGTAAACGAATAATAGGAGGATGTTAATATGATGTATATTATTTTATTAATTACTTTAGCAGTTGTGATCAGTACTATTACTTATGGATTTGTTGTTAGAGCCAAGGGGGATTTAAATGGTAAATCCAAAATAAGAAAAGCCTTAAAAATAAACTTAGCTTCCTTTATTCCTGTAATTGGAACTATGATAATATTCTTCATTGCACCAGGAATCGTTCATGCAGCTGGTGCAGGTACTGCAAATTCATCTGCTGCAGGCCTTGGATATATAGGTGCAGCATTATCTACAGGACTTGCTACAGTTGGTGCCGGATATGCTGTTGGAGCCGTTGGCTCATCAGCACTTGGAGCAATTTCAGAGGATCCTAAGTTACTTGGTAAAACACTTATATATGTAGGACTTGGTGAAGGTATTGCCATATATGGCTTAATAATTTCAATTATGATTTTATCAAAACTTTAATAATTAGCCCTTTGAATGGGAGAGATTAAAATGAAAGCATATTTTATAAGTGATAACAATGACAGCTTTGTAGGCTTAAAAATAGCAGGAATCAGAGGTATTGTATTACACGAAAGAAAACAGGTTTTAGAAAAATTAGAAGAAATAAAAATGGACAATTCAATTGGAATTATTATATTGACTGAGAAGATATCCATGCTTGTTCCAGATGAGGTTAAAGAAATGAAGCTGAAAAAGCATGCACCATTAATTGTAGAAATACCCGATAGGCATGGCTCAATGAAGGGTGATGATTCAATAGTGAGGTATGTTAAGGAATCAATTGGTTTAAAGATATGAGGTGATTTTTATGACTACAATTGAAGATAAAATAAAACTGTTTTCTAAAATAGTATACGATAAAATTCAAAAAGAAGAACAGGGAGAGATCGATAAATTTATTAAAGAAAAAGAAATCACTATTAAAAATGAAAAAGCTAAAATTCAAAATGAAGAAGATAAGGTAATAAAGGAAATAGAAAAAAAGGCAGAACTTAAAGCAAATGAAATTGTTGCTAAGGAAAAACTTATTAAGCAGCAGGAATTAATTAATTTAAAGGAAAATATTATTGAAAATATAATGACCGAAATAAAGGATCAATTAGCTGAATATACAAAAACTCAGCAGTATTTTGACTATTTAAAAAAAGAAATACTAAATATACTGAATACTCTTCAGCCTGGTGAATACTATTTATTCTTAACTGAAAGAGATGTAAATAAATACAAGGACTCCTTAAATCCGATCTTATCAGATTATAATGGATTTAATGTTTTAATTAAAACAAGCTCCGTGGATTTAATCGGAGGATTTATAATTGAAAACAGCAATGGAAAGGTAAGAATAGATAACAGCATTTTAGAAAAACTAGAGGAAAATAAAGAAAGTGTTGGAGTTAAAGTAATGGAGACAGTGGCGTAGGGGAGTGATAACATGTCAGACAAGATTGGAACTATAATAGGAATAAATGGTCCCGTAATTGAAGCAGACGGAATGAGCAGCTTTAAAATGAGAGAGATGGTCATGGTTGGAAACAAAAAGCTCATTGGTGAAATAATTATCCTTCAGGATGATCATGCTACAATACAGGTTTATGAGGAAACCTCAGGACTTAAGGTTGGAGAAAAGATAATTTCCACCGGAAGACCATTATCACTTAAATTAGGACCAGGAATTATAGGAAATATATTTGATGGTATTGAAAGACCTCTTGTGAAGATTAATGAAGAAAACTTTGGATATATACCTGAAGGTGTTGGATTGATTTCTCTGGATGAGAAGAAGCAATGGGATGTGGACATAATTGTTAAACAGGGACAGTTTCTAAAGGCTGGAGATTTTTACGCTGAGATTCAGGAAACTCCTTTGATAAAGCATAAACTTATGATACCACCTGATGTACAGGGCACAGTTGTGAAGGCAAAGGAAAATGGCAAATATACCATTGATGATGTAGTGGTAGAGCTGGAAAACTCCGGTGAAAAATATAGTCTGCCTCTTTATCAGATGTGGCCTGTAAGAAAGCCCAGACCTGTTAAGAAAAGAAAGAGGATTGAGACACCTCTTATTACAGGGCAGAGAGTATTAGATACCTTTTTCCCTATAGCTAAGGGTGGAACCGTTGCTATTCCAGGTGGATTTGGTACAGGAAAAACCATGACTCAGCATCAGCTGGCAAAATGGTCTGATGCAGATATAATTATTTATATAGGCTGTGGTGAAAGAGGAAATGAAATGACAGAGGTTCTGGAGGACTTTCCAAAGCTGTCAGATCCTAAAACGGGAATGACTTTAATGAATAGAACAGTTTTAATTGCCAATACTTCCAATATGCCTGTGGCAGCCAGAGAGGCAAGTATATACACAGGTATTACCCTTGGAGAGTATTTTAGAGATATGGGTTACCATGTAGCAATAATGGCTGATTCAACTTCAAGATGGGCAGAAGCCTTAAGAGAAATTTCAGGAAGACTTGAAGAGATGCCTGCAGAAGAGGGCTATCCAGCTTATCTGCCTTCAAGAATTGCTGAATTTTATGAAAGAGCAGGTTATGTAGAAAATCTAAATGGTACAGATGGATCTGTTACAGTTATAGGAGCAGTATCGCCAGCAGGAGGAGATTTTTCTGAACCAGTAACACAAAATACTAAAAGATTTGTCAGTGCATTTTTGAGCCTTGATAAAAAACTTGCCTATGCAAGGCATTACCCTGCAATTAACTGGCTGTCCAGTTACAGTGGATACACTACTATGCTTAGAGACTGGTTTGAGGAAAACGTAGCTCCAGACTTTTTTGAACTTAGAGGAAAAATGCTTAAAATATTATTTGAAGAAAACAAACTCCAGGAAATAGTCAAGCTGGTTGGTGAAGATGTTCTGCCTGATGATCAGAGACTTATATTAGAGGTTGCCAAAATTCTTAAAGTTGGATTTTTGCAGCAAAATGCTTATCACAAGGAAGATACATTTGTACCGCTGGAAAAGCAGTATAAAATGCTTAAAACCATTGAAATATTTAATGATAATGCATATAAAGCAGTAAAATTAGGTGCTCCTATATCTACAATTAAAGACAAAGATATTTTTGACCAGCTGTATAAAATGAAGTATAATATCCCAAATGATGATTTATCTGGACTAGACGAGCTTCAAAAGAATATAGTGGAATTTTATAGTAAACTTTGTGAAAAGTATGCATAGGGGGTGTTATCATGAAAAAGCAATATTTAACTTTAGATAAAGTTCAGGGTCCTTTAATAATTTTATCTGATGTAAGCGATGTATCTTATGATGAAATTGTTGATATAGTAATAGATGGTAAAGAAAGTAAAAAAGGAAAAGTAGTTCAAATTCAGGGCGATAAAGCAATAATTCAGGTATTCGAACCTACTTCGGGTATTTCAGTTAAAAATGCAGCAGTTTCTTTTTCTGGTAAACCCTTGGAAATAGGACTTTCAAAGGATGTTTTAGGAAGAGAGTTTAATGGTATCGGAGAGCCAATAGATGGCGGAGGAGAAATATATAGCTCAAAAAAATATAATGTCAATGGAAGACCTATGAATCCTGTGGCAAGAAAATACCCTAGGAATTTTATTCAAACAGGTATTTCATCCATAGATTGTTTAACTACATTAATCAGGGGACAAAAGCTGCCTATTTTCTCAGGCAATGGTATGCCTCATAATGAACTGGCAGCTCAGATAGTAAGACAGGCTAAGATAAGCGATGATGAGAACAGTAAATTTGCAGTGGTATTTGCTGCAATGGGTATAAAACACGATGACGCTGATTTCTTTAGAAGAAGTTTTCAGGAAGCAGGTGTTCTTGAGAGAGTTGTAATGTATGTAAACCTGGCAGATGACCCAATAGTTGAAAGGATAATTACTCCAAGGTGTGCTCTTACTGCTGCGGAATATTTAGCTTTTGAGGAAAATATGCATATACTTGTTATTATGACGGATATGACAAGCTACTGCGAAGCCTTAAGAGAATTGTCATCATCAAGAGAGGAAGTTCCAAGCAGAAAAGGATATCCAGGATATTTATATTCAGATTTGGCATCATTATATGAAAGGGCAGGAATGCTTCAGGGAGTAAACGGATCTATAACTCAAATCCCAATTTTAACAATGCCAAATGACGATATAACTCATCCTGTACCTGATTTAACAGGATATATAACAGAGGGACAGATTGTTTTAAGCAGAGGAGTTTATCAGAGGAACATATATCCTCCTGTAAGTATACTGCCTTCATTATCAAGACTTATGAAAGATGGCATAGGTGAAGGTTATACAAGAGAAGACCATGCAGAGGTATCAAACCAGATTTTTGCTTCATATTCCCATGTGCAGGA
This window harbors:
- a CDS encoding V-type ATP synthase subunit A, giving the protein MSDKIGTIIGINGPVIEADGMSSFKMREMVMVGNKKLIGEIIILQDDHATIQVYEETSGLKVGEKIISTGRPLSLKLGPGIIGNIFDGIERPLVKINEENFGYIPEGVGLISLDEKKQWDVDIIVKQGQFLKAGDFYAEIQETPLIKHKLMIPPDVQGTVVKAKENGKYTIDDVVVELENSGEKYSLPLYQMWPVRKPRPVKKRKRIETPLITGQRVLDTFFPIAKGGTVAIPGGFGTGKTMTQHQLAKWSDADIIIYIGCGERGNEMTEVLEDFPKLSDPKTGMTLMNRTVLIANTSNMPVAAREASIYTGITLGEYFRDMGYHVAIMADSTSRWAEALREISGRLEEMPAEEGYPAYLPSRIAEFYERAGYVENLNGTDGSVTVIGAVSPAGGDFSEPVTQNTKRFVSAFLSLDKKLAYARHYPAINWLSSYSGYTTMLRDWFEENVAPDFFELRGKMLKILFEENKLQEIVKLVGEDVLPDDQRLILEVAKILKVGFLQQNAYHKEDTFVPLEKQYKMLKTIEIFNDNAYKAVKLGAPISTIKDKDIFDQLYKMKYNIPNDDLSGLDELQKNIVEFYSKLCEKYA
- a CDS encoding V-type ATP synthase subunit B; this translates as MKKQYLTLDKVQGPLIILSDVSDVSYDEIVDIVIDGKESKKGKVVQIQGDKAIIQVFEPTSGISVKNAAVSFSGKPLEIGLSKDVLGREFNGIGEPIDGGGEIYSSKKYNVNGRPMNPVARKYPRNFIQTGISSIDCLTTLIRGQKLPIFSGNGMPHNELAAQIVRQAKISDDENSKFAVVFAAMGIKHDDADFFRRSFQEAGVLERVVMYVNLADDPIVERIITPRCALTAAEYLAFEENMHILVIMTDMTSYCEALRELSSSREEVPSRKGYPGYLYSDLASLYERAGMLQGVNGSITQIPILTMPNDDITHPVPDLTGYITEGQIVLSRGVYQRNIYPPVSILPSLSRLMKDGIGEGYTREDHAEVSNQIFASYSHVQDVIALAQVIGEDELSDVDREYMEFGRQFEERFLKQGYDEDRSIDETLDLAWEMLSILPKSELDRVSPESLEKHYRGDK